ACACCCGCTCGATCGCCGACGTGTTCTCCACGATGCTCACCATGGGCGAGCTCACGGGACGGGCCGAGGCGGCGCGCACGCTGGTCGCGGGGCTGGAGTGGCGGCGCGCGGCGGTGGCGGCGCGCCTGGCGGGGCGCGTCCCGGTGAGCGTCTTCGTCGCGATCGACCGGGTGCCGCTCATCAGCGCCGGCGCGGGGACGTTCGTCGGCGAGATGCTCACGCTCGCCGGCGGAAGGAACATCGCCGGCGCCTCGCCCATCAAGTACCCGGTCTACAGCCTCGAGCAGCTGCTCGCCGAGGACCCCGAGGTGATCATCGACGCCGCCGATCCCGGCCCGGTGCCGCCCGCCGAGCTGCTGCGCAGCTGGCAGGCGCTGCCCGGGGCCACCGGCCTGCGCGCGCTGCCCACGGGGAGGCTCGTCTCCGTCGGCCAGGGGAGCTTCTTTCGCCCCGGGCCGCGCATCGTGGACTCGCTCGAACGCCTCGCCGAGATCCTCCATCCGCGGAAGGCCGGCCGGTGAGCGCTTCGGCGCGGCGCGCCCTGCTCACGCTCGCCGCGCTGGCGGCGCTGGCCGCGGGCGCGGCGCTGGTCTCCTTCAAGACCGGCCCCGTCTCGGTCTCGTGGGGCGAGCTGGTCCGCGTCGTCGTCGACCCCGCCGCGCGCGAGGCACTTCCAGCCCCAAGCCGCATCCTGCTGGACCTGCGGCTGCCGCGCGTCACCCTCGGCCTGCTCGTCGGCGCGGCCCTGGCGGTGTCCGGGACGACGTTCCAGGCGCTGCTGCGCAACCCGCTGGCCGACCCCTACCTGCTCGGCCTTTCGGGCGGCGCGGCGCTCGGCGCGGTGCTTGTGCTCGTGACCGGCGCCACGGACGCCATGCCGTTGCTGCTGCCCCTGGCGGCGGTCGCCGGGGCGCTCGCCGCGGTGGTGGCCGTCTGGCGGCTCGCGGCGGGGGCCGGGGCGCTGCCGCCGACCTCGCTGATCCTCGCCGGCGTCGTCGTCAGCTCCTTCTGCTCGGCGCTGGTGATGTTCCTCGCCTCGGTCTCCCCGGCCGGAAGGGTGCAGGGCGCGCTCTACTGGCTCATGGGGAGCCTCGCCTCGCCGGCGCGCGGGATCCTCGCGCCCGTGGCCGTCGCGGTGCTCGCCGGCGTCGCCGCGCTCACGTCCGCGGGCGGCC
This region of bacterium genomic DNA includes:
- a CDS encoding helical backbone metal receptor; its protein translation is MGSTIRARFAAAALPALLAGVAATGAGAATVRDAVGRTVVVPAEARHIVSLAPNITEMLFALGLGDRVAGVTQYCDWPPEAATKPRIGGVINPSLEAIVALGADLVFATADGNRPADVERLAALGVPVYTIDTRSIADVFSTMLTMGELTGRAEAARTLVAGLEWRRAAVAARLAGRVPVSVFVAIDRVPLISAGAGTFVGEMLTLAGGRNIAGASPIKYPVYSLEQLLAEDPEVIIDAADPGPVPPAELLRSWQALPGATGLRALPTGRLVSVGQGSFFRPGPRIVDSLERLAEILHPRKAGR
- a CDS encoding iron ABC transporter permease produces the protein MSASARRALLTLAALAALAAGAALVSFKTGPVSVSWGELVRVVVDPAAREALPAPSRILLDLRLPRVTLGLLVGAALAVSGTTFQALLRNPLADPYLLGLSGGAALGAVLVLVTGATDAMPLLLPLAAVAGALAAVVAVWRLAAGAGALPPTSLILAGVVVSSFCSALVMFLASVSPAGRVQGALYWLMGSLASPARGILAPVAVAVLAGVAALTSAGGRLNALSLGEETAAHLGVDVPRTRALLFFAASLVTGAAVAAAGLVGFVGLVVPHALRTLIGADHRLLVPASALAGAAVLVLADTAARSVLPPAEVPVGVVTALFGAPFFLVLLRRRRGWMGQ